In a single window of the Acipenser ruthenus chromosome 20, fAciRut3.2 maternal haplotype, whole genome shotgun sequence genome:
- the LOC117425456 gene encoding dynein light chain roadblock-type 2, which translates to MSEVEETLKRIQSHKGVIGTIVVNAEGIPIRTTLDNSTTVQYAGLLHQLTMKARSTVRDIDPQNDLTFLRIRSKKHEIMVAPDKEYLLIVIQNPSE; encoded by the exons ATG TCAGAAGTTGAAGAAACATTGAAAAGGATCCAGTCACACAAAGGAGTGATTGGAACAATTGTAGTCAATGCAGAAG GAATCCCAATAAGAACAACACTTGATAACTCGACAACAGTCCAGTATGCAGGGCTGCTCCATCAGCTCACAATGAAAGCTAGAAGTACAGTAAGAGACATTGACCCACAGAATGATCTGACCTTTCTCCGGATCCGGTCAAAGAAACATGAGATTATGGTAGCACCAG acaaagaATACTTGTTGATTGTCATTCAGAACCCGAGTGAATAG